The Macaca fascicularis isolate 582-1 chromosome 14, T2T-MFA8v1.1 genome contains the following window.
TTTTTCATTACCATAGACTAAACGGGGCAGGAAAGCTTATgtttggccaaaagaaaggggaacACCATAATGGGAAGAGGAAAGCCAAGAAGGTTAGCAGATGCTAAATGGCAAATTTCACTGATGTTGCATTTTCACTTAGTCCAAGCCACCTATGCCCACCCTAATGAGTTAGAACAGAATTCTGGAGGTTAGTGACATTCACTAGCATAGGTCAAGTCTTTCTGATTTCTCTAGAACTCAACACTCAATTGCCTGTTGCTAGGTAAGCCAATCCTGTGATTTATTTTTGATTGTGAAtagacagaaagacaaactatACCACAAGATCTGTCTAGAATACTGCAGGATTACTTGGCTCAGCATTCCTTACAAGCCAAACGCTAGATCAGCATCGCCATCCATGATTCCACTTGCTGGCATTAAAGCCCAAATCTTCCCCAGAGCTTTTCTGACTGCAGAACAGATCTTGCTAACAAATAAACTTAAATGCTctattacaaaaggaaaaatggagagaaacgGAAAGTCACCAATCTCCCTTACAGTAGGCTCACGAAGAAGGGAAGTGCAATCTTTCTTGTAACTAGAATTTGGTTTCCTTGGTTTTAGCCACAGACATGATAATAAATATAAGTTGCCTCAGggcacatttttatttaaaaaatcccatttacaaaGGTTAGCAGTTGCATTACAATTTGAGTAGGTTTATAAAAAATGGCTTGATGTGCTGGGTCCTTGTTTTACTTCTGAAAACAAATTAGCCATCATTCTGTGCTCCTAATTAGAGCTTTGTGTTTCCATAGAAGccttattcttttaattattctCAAAGTTTATTAAACAGATGagaactttttccttttaattatttccttttagtaAAAACTActctgaaaattttcaaacagtaACAAAATAAGGACAACAGTGTGAAAAACCCCACAAACACAACTTGCAGACTCAAGAATTATCTAGGTTTTGCCACACTTGCTTTATCTGTCTCTTtatattcaattttcttttctacttgttttttcttttaaaaactaatccCTGTAACCACCTAATACCTAGTTTATAATCATATTTCCTCAGTTGTTTTCTTACAACTTAAAATGTGGGTTGCTTAAAGAAGGGTTCAACCCACGTCCATCATTACATATGGTTGTTATGAATCTGAACCTCTTTAATGCTGGAGTAGtacattccattttttttcatactattgatttatgtaaaaagaaaacaaaacaggtcAGCCAATTTGAAGGATGTTCAATATTGAAGatatgtctttgttttttctaaCATTATTTCCTGAAAACTGGAAATGAGCTCTTGTGACTGACATTCTATTAGAATGTCAAACCACatcaagagaaacaaaatatatgacTATCTCTTGTGATGCTATGATTTACCTGTGAGTTCAGGGTGTGACAGCCCCATCCTCTTATTCTTTATCTCATCAGCATTTCCCATGATTGTCTCCTGTTTTTAATGATTGGTGCCAGCTCCAGTGATTAAATAGGAAATAGCAAAATATTTGTAATTCtatcatttcttctacatttattagttataattattttaacaaagaaaaacttttcaGTATTTATATAATAGCATGATTTGTGCAACCTGAAAAGCAATTCCAGTAAGAAaagcatttaattcttttttttttttttccagttgtcaAATGAtcctttattgaaatattttcctttatgctTAACTGGCTGGGCATTCCATAGCACCACTGTTGATGTCATCTATGATGTCATGAGGGTGGCGGCCATCAACATTACAGCCCACAGACTGGGCAGTCCCCAGGATCTCTTTAATGGTTCCAGAGAGTTCTCTGGCGTATCGGTGCTGTATCTGTCGAGCAGTGTTGACGATCTCATCAAAAGTGATATTCCCactgtgtttaatgtttttctgtttctttctgtctcttggtGGTTCCTTGAGGGCTTTGATGAtcagggcagaggcagaaggcaCCACCTGAATCTGGGCCTGTCTGTTCTGAATGGTCAGTTTCACTGTAATCCTCAGGCCCTTCAACTCACCTGTTGCCTTGGCAATGTCATCACCAGCCTTTTTCGGAGACAGACCCAGGGGACCGATCTTGGGGGCCAGTGCAGAGGTGGCACAGACTTCACCTCCAGTGCACCTCAGGTGTACGACTTTGATCTCGTTGGGGTCGAACTTCGGCGGCATGGTGGAGGCGGCTGGTGTCGGATGAACCCAGATTCAGGACGACCGAAGAAAGTTGCACCTTGGCCTCCTCCGAGCCAAAAGCCAAGAGCAGCATTTAATTCTTAAGTTGTTAGAGAAAGAATTTGGGGCCTGTTACTTCTAATATAACCAATTAATTGGGAGAGGTGTGGATAGCTCCCTTCTCCTACCTCTTTCTTTCTACATATCATCATAATTTTACAGGCTTTTACATATGAAATGAGTCTGAATcaatttgaattattattttttcgaTGCttaatttttgtcagttttgcaTTTTTGGCCATTAGAAGCCCCTTCATGTTTGGCAGTGACCCTTTGACATGACATATGTCTTTGTGCATCCCCTTTCTTTCCAGCAAAAAGAAATTACAGACTTAGTACATATGTTTCCCCACATCTGGGATTAGACATTACCTCTGGGGCTCTGGACCCACAACCTGGGCACTAGATGAACTAAGTGTTCTCAAACTCTCGTTACTTTCAAACATTTCCTATTGTGAAAGTtaggaaatatgtattttaagaaaaacaataatgaatTTATTCTGGTATGTCCTATTAAAATTtgctgctattttttttaaagcacataaaTAACTCTTTTACCTGTGTTTTTAATTGTGGCCTTTAGTTTAGAAAGTTTTCTTGTTTGGTTAAATTCTACATTGTCTAATATCAGAATCAcaacttcttctttttatttgtattttcttggtaTATCTTTgcccatccttttatttttaacttttctaaatcATTTGCATTAAGTATGTCTCTTGTGTTGAGCAAGCAGTTGGATATGAATTTGTTAGCCAATCTAAAcatctttttagttttcttaataAAGCTAGGCACATTTATATTTACTAATGAACTCAAAATTCTAATTTCTGTCATATgattttgcattatatttatatattcacatGCACACAGTTAATCTTTCACtacattatgatttttttaatgttgatggtatttattttgatttttaggatagtttatctttttgttttagtgGTTTTCATTATACCAATACCTTTCTTTATATAATACCTCTAGCGCTGTCTTTTCTGGATGATGTCTATTAGCTACTTACAATGAACAATAATGAAGATAGCTAGCaccaatttttctcattttctccccTCCGTTACTGAATTTTAATGACAAACATTACCTTAAAGatattttttactctttaaaaatgcttaaactTTTGTTATTTCGTTTTTCTTACAAGTCAATATTAATGAGATCATCAGCAACCTTATTCCATTATCCACTTAGTCTTATCTTCTcccatttttgttatttatattacatatatagtcCGATTATATAACATTTACAAACCAGTTTGTCATCTTTATCTTGTTTATCTATTCCTGAAAGCTCACTCCTGGGATCTACACTATAGCTTATCCAGTCATTTTTGGGTGCCTGAGCCTTTCTTTCTAAGGCATTTCTTAGGGACTATTTATGAGACCAGTATTCCCTAAATGGTCAGGAGACATTTTGGAAGATTAAGAAACAGTGCTGTTACTgtgtgtattaatccattctcacaccACTATAAGGtcataactgagactgggtaatttataaaggaaagaggtttaattgactcacagttccataaggctgaggaagcctcaggaaacctacaatcatggcagaagaggaagtaAATATGTCCTTCtacacatggtggcagcaagaagaATTATAAGCAAAAGAGgggaaagtcccttataaaaccattagatctcacgacaactcactcactatcacgagaacagcatgagagtaattgctcccatgattcaattacttcccactgggtccttcctacgacatgtggggattatgggaattacaatttaagatgCAATTTGgatgtggacacagccaaaccatatcattctgcccctggcccctcccaaagcTCATgcatgtcctcacattttaaaacacaatcatgcccttccaacagtcccctgaagttttaattcattccagcattaattcaAAGGGCAAAGtacaaagtttcatctgagacaaggcaagtttctTCCACCAATGAGCCTGCAAAATCAagagcaagttagttacttcctagatgcaaTGGGTGTACAGGCATTGGGCAAATACAATCATTGCAAGTGGGAGAAAATCACCCAAACAAAGGAAGTACAGACCTCagacaagtccaaaatccaatagggcagtcattaaaccttaaagttccaaaattatcccttttgactccatgtctcacatccacgTCACACTGATGCAACAGGTGcactcccacagccttgggcagcacTGCCTTGTGGCTTTATAGGCTACTATCCCCCTCTTTCATGGTTGCTTTCACAGGTTTGGATTTATCCCCggaaaatgggttttcttttctatcgcattgttaggctgcaaattttccaaacttttatgctctgcttcctcttgaatgctttatcacttagaaatttcttctaccagataccctaaatcatctctctcaagttcacagttccacagatttctagggcaggggcaaaatgctgccagtctttttcatagcaagagtgacctttacttcagttcccaactagttccttatttttgtctgagaccacctcagctggactttattgtccatatcaccatcagcatttgggtcaaagtcattcaacaagtctccaggaaattccaaactttcccaaatCTTCCTATCTTTTGAGCTctgcaagtctctaggaagttgtAAACTTTCCCAcaatttcctgtcttcttctgagccctccacatTGTTCTAACCTTTGCCTGTTACACAGTTCCAAAgtgacttccacattttcaagtatcttcaCAGCAGTACCCCACTACcaggtaccaatttactgtattagtccattctcatgctgctaataaagagctgtctgggactgggtaatttataaaggaaagagatttaattgactcacggtttaGAATGGCTGGGGaaatctcaggaaacttacaattatgacaGAAGatgaagcaaacatgtccttcttcacaaggcagcaggagagagaagaatgagcaaAAGGGGTAAAGCCtcttataaaccatcagatctcagaagaactcactcactattttGAGAATAACGTgaaggtaactgcccccatgattaaattacctcctactgggtccctcccaagaCAGGTGGGGAtaatggaaactacaattcaagttgagatttgggtggggacacagacaagcTATATCACTGTGAGGCACTGCTGGCAGTCCTAGAATAGACAATTATTAGGTGACAACCATACCAGGTGATTCAGTGATTGTTAAACTGAAGCTCTTGCCTTCAAGAATTTCACAGCTTTTATTATGTAATAGTGCTCTTTTGCACTAGGAATCTCAGAGTTCTGCTAAGGTGTTTCCTTGTTCAGGTAAATTATCAGCTATATTTCTGAGCACCAGATTTCAGACCCTTTAAGATAAATGTATTCCTTTGCATCTGGCCCAGATTACAGCCCTCCAGATGACTAAGAGTTGTACTAATGTTCATGGAGATTAATGTCAGGGCTGGAGAAATTTTACTGTCTCTATAAGAAACTACTGGACCAtactagatttaaaaaatctcaaatttaCCCATGatctctttttcattctcttgctAAGCTCCTTTATTTTTGTCAGCTATCTGGTGTCATGAGCCTACCTGCCCTTTTCCCAATGCATACACAATACTGTAAGCCTTCCTTAGTTTATCTCCCTATTCCCATCAACATTGAATTGAACTTTATTCCATTTACCCAGGACATTACTCTTATCCAATTCACTGTACTAACTCAGGAAATGAAAATAGACTTCATTTTCTATGCAAACTTTGATACAGTGTGCATAAAAATACTGCACTAAAACAGCTTCTAAGGCCACATCCCATCTCAGTAGGGCTATTGTAATTAATTATGGATGTTTGCCAAAGGATGAAGGAATGCCAGATGCAAACCCTGTTATTTGCGAACCTACACTAACTCATGATGATACTGTGCTACTTTATATAATCTTGCTCACTTGTATTATAAGCTCTTTTAAGATTCGAGGCCCATtaagtatttgaatttttaattagaTAGCAACaagaaaatatgaggaaaattTCAATGTAGACACTCCCATTTCTTGAAGACTTttagagagtaaatatttttgtttgattaAATGACATGGTCATCTTTGTGATACTTGATGGCATTAACTAAATGTCTTAACTAAAGTTCTTGGTATTCAGTGATGAAAAGCATATTTACTTTAGAGCTTAATTTGAATTATGGAAGCAag
Protein-coding sequences here:
- the LOC102146200 gene encoding large ribosomal subunit protein uL11-like: MPPKFDPNEIKVVHLRCTGGEVCATSALAPKIGPLGLSPKKAGDDIAKATGELKGLRITVKLTIQNRQAQIQVVPSASALIIKALKEPPRDRKKQKNIKHSGNITFDEIVNTARQIQHRYARELSGTIKEILGTAQSVGCNVDGRHPHDIIDDINSGAMECPAS